A region from the Desulfoglaeba alkanexedens ALDC genome encodes:
- a CDS encoding ATP-binding protein, with translation MASGKPFQEDGHRPPKLSRGAKCTRCRGQAVISLPSHHALFCPDCYLRFFQNAVRRAMKQSAVHPETPLMVAVSGGKDSLAAWSVLHEMGYRTRGLHLDLGIEGFSEASADAIERFAAPRGLAWSRYALEDLIGFSIPEIRRRTRRKICSVCGLLKRQLLNRLTVREGFGVLVTGHNLDDEAGRLLGNLVRHRTEYLEKQSPFLPSTHPRLPVKIKPLYRVEAHEIRIYCELSGIEPLQASCPLSRGATSHVFKEALAFLEMKMPGTKRDFLFTYLERNRPAKAAETFGTCRECGEPCYETLCSVCNLLGQLKDRDAKRSRDEPSS, from the coding sequence ATGGCTTCCGGGAAACCGTTCCAGGAAGACGGTCATCGGCCGCCGAAGCTTTCAAGGGGTGCCAAGTGCACGCGATGCCGCGGGCAGGCCGTCATCTCGCTTCCCAGTCACCACGCCCTGTTCTGCCCCGACTGTTATCTCCGGTTTTTTCAAAACGCCGTGCGCCGCGCCATGAAGCAATCCGCCGTGCATCCGGAAACGCCGCTCATGGTGGCCGTCTCCGGAGGAAAAGACTCCTTGGCTGCGTGGTCGGTCCTTCACGAGATGGGCTACCGAACTCGCGGCCTGCACCTGGACCTCGGCATAGAAGGTTTTTCCGAAGCCTCCGCGGACGCGATCGAACGCTTCGCCGCCCCTCGGGGGCTCGCATGGAGCCGCTATGCACTCGAAGATCTCATCGGCTTCTCCATTCCCGAAATCCGCCGGAGGACCCGCAGGAAGATCTGTTCCGTCTGCGGTCTCCTGAAACGCCAGCTCCTCAACCGGCTCACCGTGCGCGAAGGCTTCGGCGTGCTCGTGACGGGACACAACTTGGACGACGAAGCCGGCCGGCTTCTGGGAAACCTGGTGCGCCACCGCACGGAATACCTGGAAAAACAATCGCCCTTTCTTCCGTCCACCCATCCGCGGCTTCCAGTTAAGATCAAGCCGCTGTACCGTGTGGAAGCCCACGAAATCCGGATCTACTGCGAGCTTTCCGGGATCGAACCGCTCCAGGCGTCGTGTCCTCTGTCGCGGGGCGCCACCAGCCACGTCTTCAAGGAAGCCCTGGCCTTTCTCGAAATGAAAATGCCGGGTACCAAGCGGGATTTCCTTTTTACCTACCTGGAAAGAAACCGCCCTGCCAAAGCGGCCGAAACCTTCGGCACCTGCCGGGAATGCGGCGAACCGTGCTACGAAACCCTGTGCAGCGTTTGTAACCTTCTCGGTCAGCTGAAAGACCGGGACGCAAAACGGAGCCGGGACGAACCCTCATCCTGA
- a CDS encoding hemolysin family protein, which produces MEEESAKGIRRWLQLAFRRLARVQKPQDLEREIQQIIDEGEEQGLISEDEGEMIQGIFSFRDTLAREIMIPRTDMVAVRFDATVREVIQIILDSGHSRIPIYQDSIDNMIGILHAKDLLHCWGRDEVEVREMVRAPYFIPETKRVSDLLRDLRHRKSHMAIVIDEYGGTAGIITMEDIIEEIIGDIMDEYDAEEDWIVHQDDGSLLVDARLDVEELEDVLGIEFPEGKFESIGGFIISLLGRVPEAREQVVFRDLEMTVESADRRKIEKIRIRRSPPEPRPLASGNESAA; this is translated from the coding sequence TTGGAAGAGGAGTCTGCCAAAGGGATTCGGCGCTGGCTGCAGCTGGCCTTCCGCCGGCTCGCGCGCGTTCAAAAGCCACAGGATCTCGAGCGGGAGATCCAGCAGATCATCGACGAAGGGGAAGAGCAGGGTCTGATCTCCGAAGATGAAGGAGAGATGATCCAGGGGATCTTTTCGTTCCGGGACACACTGGCCAGGGAAATCATGATTCCACGGACCGACATGGTGGCGGTCCGTTTCGATGCCACTGTCCGCGAGGTCATCCAGATCATCCTGGATTCCGGCCACTCGAGAATTCCCATCTACCAGGACAGCATCGACAACATGATCGGCATCCTGCACGCCAAGGACCTGCTCCATTGCTGGGGGCGGGACGAAGTGGAAGTGCGGGAGATGGTCCGCGCCCCGTACTTCATACCGGAAACGAAAAGGGTCAGCGACCTGCTGCGGGATCTCCGACACCGCAAGTCCCACATGGCCATCGTGATCGACGAGTACGGGGGCACCGCCGGAATCATCACGATGGAAGACATCATTGAAGAGATCATCGGCGACATCATGGACGAGTACGACGCCGAGGAGGACTGGATCGTCCATCAGGATGATGGATCCCTTCTGGTGGACGCCCGCTTGGACGTGGAAGAATTGGAAGATGTTCTGGGAATCGAGTTTCCTGAGGGGAAATTCGAATCCATCGGGGGTTTCATCATCAGCCTTCTGGGTCGAGTTCCCGAAGCCAGGGAACAGGTGGTCTTTCGGGACCTGGAAATGACGGTGGAATCCGCCGACCGTCGAAAAATAGAGAAGATCCGCATCCGTCGGTCTCCGCCGGAACCCCGGCCACTGGCTTCCGGCAATGAATCAGCGGCTTGA
- the lnt gene encoding apolipoprotein N-acyltransferase, with product MTTGLSEQFEPVSLLDSPSADIRKSTPIAPVPAVLLSLSSGGLLTLGLPPFHLAWLSWAALVPLLLAVRGKTLRQAMGLGFLTGFTHFLTALYWIAYVVRHYGSLPLPLAAAVLVLLAAYLGLYPAVFAGVARAWDSRPRFQWYGLPFVWVALEWLRAHALTGFPWANLGYTQTPFATLVQLADLTGVYGVGWLVVLGNTCLAACVASRRPRRCLAFPLLMLAASLAYGTSRLDTVSRAQDAAEAMAVGLVQPAIDQSLKWDPAFQEATLERLERLSRRAAAHDPRPDILVWPETATPFFFGIEEEQSERVKGVARALGIPILFGSPGVMWHGKQPRPLNKAFLLDSEGNVRGDYAKQHLVPFGEYVPLKRILFFVHRLVEAAGDFVPGQDPSVLRMDGTRLGVLICYEAIFPDLARSAIREGADILVNLTNDAWFGRSSAPYQHFEMARWRAVEFRVPLVRCANTGVSAMFDAAGNPCGKIPLNEVGVLVCRVKPLAFRTVYARWGDWFAWICTLTAAGCGVYSAWGLRRRKETGSRASPLLP from the coding sequence TTGACGACCGGCCTTTCAGAGCAGTTCGAACCCGTTTCTCTTCTCGACAGCCCATCCGCCGACATTCGGAAATCGACGCCCATCGCCCCGGTACCGGCGGTTTTGCTGAGCCTTTCGAGCGGGGGGCTTCTCACGCTGGGGCTCCCTCCGTTCCATCTCGCCTGGCTTTCCTGGGCGGCACTGGTTCCTCTGCTCCTTGCCGTGCGGGGAAAGACCCTGCGACAGGCGATGGGACTGGGTTTCCTGACGGGATTCACCCACTTCCTGACCGCCCTCTACTGGATCGCCTACGTGGTCCGACATTACGGGTCGCTCCCCCTTCCCCTGGCGGCGGCGGTGCTGGTGCTTTTGGCCGCCTATCTGGGACTTTATCCGGCGGTTTTTGCCGGCGTCGCTCGTGCTTGGGATTCCCGGCCCCGATTCCAGTGGTACGGTCTGCCCTTCGTGTGGGTAGCTCTCGAATGGCTCCGGGCTCACGCCCTCACTGGGTTCCCCTGGGCGAACCTGGGTTATACCCAGACGCCTTTTGCGACACTCGTCCAACTGGCGGATTTGACGGGGGTCTATGGCGTGGGATGGCTCGTGGTGCTTGGAAACACCTGTCTCGCCGCGTGCGTGGCGTCTCGCCGACCCAGGCGCTGCCTCGCTTTTCCCCTTCTGATGCTTGCCGCTTCCCTGGCCTATGGAACCTCGCGCCTGGACACCGTCTCAAGGGCTCAGGACGCCGCGGAAGCCATGGCGGTCGGTCTAGTTCAGCCCGCCATCGACCAGTCGCTCAAGTGGGACCCGGCATTCCAAGAGGCCACCCTGGAGCGCCTGGAGCGCCTTTCGCGGCGCGCGGCGGCCCATGATCCCCGCCCGGACATCCTGGTCTGGCCGGAGACGGCGACTCCCTTCTTTTTCGGAATCGAAGAGGAACAGAGCGAGCGGGTGAAAGGTGTGGCTCGTGCCCTCGGCATCCCCATTTTGTTCGGAAGCCCGGGGGTGATGTGGCACGGGAAACAGCCGCGCCCTCTGAACAAGGCGTTTCTTCTGGATTCCGAAGGGAATGTTCGAGGGGACTACGCCAAGCAGCATCTGGTTCCCTTCGGAGAGTACGTACCGCTGAAGAGGATACTCTTCTTCGTCCACCGCCTGGTGGAAGCCGCTGGGGATTTCGTTCCAGGTCAGGACCCCTCCGTTCTTCGGATGGACGGAACCCGCCTGGGGGTTCTTATCTGTTACGAAGCCATCTTTCCGGACCTTGCAAGGTCAGCGATCCGGGAAGGGGCCGACATTCTGGTGAACCTCACCAACGACGCCTGGTTCGGCCGCAGCAGCGCTCCCTATCAGCACTTTGAAATGGCCCGGTGGCGGGCCGTCGAATTTCGCGTACCGCTGGTGCGCTGCGCCAACACGGGCGTCAGCGCGATGTTTGACGCGGCCGGGAACCCCTGCGGCAAGATCCCTCTGAACGAAGTCGGCGTGCTGGTCTGCCGGGTGAAACCCTTGGCGTTTCGAACCGTCTATGCCCGATGGGGGGACTGGTTCGCCTGGATTTGCACCTTGACGGCGGCGGGTTGTGGAGTGTATTCGGCGTGGGGGCTTCGGCGGCGTAAAGAGACGGGGTCGCGGGCAAGCCCGCTCCTACCATAA
- a CDS encoding NAD(+)/NADH kinase — MKRIVLIYKRGRSDAASLARRMKQWMEGLGLDVMSQQNSAIPDFQAEIDEPELPADTDAVVVLGGDGTFLSVARAVRDRPIPVVGVNLGGLGFLTEIAHESCFSELGEILEGRYEIEERMRLQVSLWREGREVFSQTVLNDAVVNKGALARIVNFHTSIDGRYLTHYRADGIIVATPTGSTAYNLSAGGPIVYPTAWDVIVTPICSFTLTNRPIILPGSARIELTLDDKAQDVALTCDGQIGRKLLPQDRILITAAPAPLRLIKSPSMDYFDILRTKLKWGTN; from the coding sequence ATGAAGCGCATCGTCCTCATCTACAAACGCGGTCGCTCCGATGCCGCCTCTCTCGCCCGCCGGATGAAGCAGTGGATGGAAGGCCTGGGTCTTGACGTGATGTCCCAGCAGAATTCAGCGATTCCCGACTTTCAGGCCGAAATCGACGAACCGGAACTCCCCGCTGACACCGATGCCGTGGTGGTATTGGGAGGCGACGGGACCTTCCTGAGCGTGGCACGGGCGGTCCGCGACCGGCCGATTCCCGTGGTGGGCGTCAACCTTGGCGGACTGGGGTTCCTCACCGAAATCGCCCATGAATCCTGTTTTTCGGAACTCGGAGAGATCCTTGAAGGCCGCTACGAAATCGAAGAACGCATGCGCCTCCAGGTTTCGCTCTGGCGAGAGGGCCGGGAAGTCTTCTCCCAGACCGTTTTGAACGACGCGGTGGTGAACAAGGGAGCGCTGGCCCGAATTGTGAATTTTCACACTAGCATCGACGGCCGCTACCTGACCCACTATCGCGCGGACGGCATCATCGTGGCGACGCCCACCGGTTCCACGGCCTACAACCTTTCGGCGGGCGGTCCCATCGTCTACCCCACGGCCTGGGACGTCATCGTCACGCCCATCTGTTCCTTCACTCTGACCAACCGCCCCATCATCCTTCCCGGATCGGCCCGGATCGAGCTGACTCTCGACGACAAGGCCCAGGACGTGGCCCTCACCTGCGACGGCCAGATCGGCCGCAAGCTCCTGCCCCAGGACCGGATCCTCATCACCGCAGCGCCCGCCCCGCTTCGGCTCATCAAGTCCCCCAGTATGGACTACTTCGACATCCTGAGGACCAAGCTCAAATGGGGGACGAACTGA
- the speB gene encoding agmatinase produces the protein MDPETVRDARARMREYLGPSSSFMGLTSPEADFESARFVVLPVPYDGTTTFRAGTREGPRAILHASRELESYDEETGEEPHRRGIATLDELAITVASPKEMVDRVRDAGRILFEAGKLPVMLGGEHLLSLGMIEAAAAFHPRLTVLQLDAHADFKDHYQESPYSNACVMRRVWERVPVVQAGIRSLTREEHHFLIENRVPSYFARDLHEVPERLDEVPEDLGPEVYVTIDLDVFDPSVMPSVGTPEPGGLTWYQVLRLLRRVTETRRVVGFDVMELLPQPHLAAPDFLAARLVHKMLAYISLDISRRPC, from the coding sequence ATGGATCCGGAAACGGTGCGTGACGCGAGGGCCCGCATGCGGGAATACCTGGGGCCCTCCTCTTCGTTCATGGGGTTGACCTCTCCGGAAGCGGACTTCGAAAGCGCCCGGTTCGTGGTGCTTCCCGTTCCCTACGACGGCACCACCACGTTCCGGGCGGGCACTCGTGAGGGGCCTCGAGCCATTCTCCATGCGTCCCGGGAGCTGGAGTCCTACGACGAGGAAACAGGAGAGGAACCTCACCGGCGGGGCATCGCCACACTGGACGAACTGGCGATCACGGTGGCGTCTCCAAAGGAGATGGTGGACCGTGTGCGGGACGCCGGCCGGATTCTCTTCGAAGCGGGAAAGCTTCCGGTCATGCTCGGAGGCGAGCACCTGCTTTCCCTCGGAATGATCGAAGCGGCGGCGGCCTTTCATCCTCGACTCACCGTCCTGCAGCTGGACGCGCACGCCGACTTCAAGGACCACTACCAGGAAAGCCCCTACAGTAACGCATGCGTCATGCGCCGTGTCTGGGAACGGGTCCCGGTGGTGCAAGCGGGCATCCGGTCGCTCACCCGTGAGGAGCATCACTTCCTGATCGAAAACCGGGTGCCCTCCTACTTTGCCCGGGACCTGCACGAGGTTCCCGAAAGACTAGACGAGGTGCCGGAGGACCTGGGCCCCGAGGTCTACGTCACCATCGACCTGGACGTGTTCGACCCGTCGGTCATGCCTTCGGTGGGCACCCCTGAACCGGGGGGACTCACGTGGTACCAGGTTTTGAGGCTGCTCCGGCGCGTGACCGAGACGCGGCGCGTGGTGGGCTTCGACGTGATGGAACTGCTCCCTCAGCCGCATTTGGCGGCCCCCGACTTTCTTGCGGCTCGGCTGGTACACAAGATGCTTGCCTACATTTCCCTAGACATCAGCCGGCGGCCTTGTTAG
- a CDS encoding helix-turn-helix domain-containing protein: MRIGEKLRRLRTETGLTQEELANRAYLTKGFISQLERDLTSPSIATLKSILDVLGLDLAEFFRDTPQPTVVGRKKARVLSSVSTDDYTVHFLLPRAMGRLMDPVLVILAKGAKTPQETSHEGEEFGFVIRGAVTLWLDTKAHKLGQGDCFYFKSSTPHRVENTGKGAAKILWVVTPSRF; this comes from the coding sequence CTGAGGATCGGTGAGAAGCTCCGAAGGCTGCGGACGGAAACCGGTCTGACTCAGGAAGAACTGGCCAACCGCGCCTACCTGACCAAGGGCTTCATCTCGCAGCTGGAGCGGGACCTCACCTCACCGTCCATCGCCACATTGAAAAGCATCCTGGACGTCCTGGGGTTGGACCTGGCGGAATTTTTCAGAGACACGCCGCAGCCCACCGTGGTGGGCCGCAAGAAGGCCAGGGTGCTCAGTTCGGTATCCACCGACGACTACACGGTCCATTTTCTGCTTCCCCGAGCCATGGGGCGGTTGATGGATCCCGTGCTGGTCATCCTGGCGAAGGGCGCGAAGACACCTCAGGAGACCTCGCACGAGGGAGAAGAGTTCGGGTTCGTGATCCGGGGGGCGGTGACCCTTTGGCTGGACACCAAGGCCCATAAGCTGGGTCAGGGCGATTGCTTCTACTTCAAGAGTTCGACACCTCACCGGGTGGAAAACACCGGAAAGGGAGCGGCGAAGATTCTTTGGGTGGTGACTCCGTCGCGTTTCTGA
- a CDS encoding GGDEF domain-containing response regulator — protein MKRRKVSCEMKRNTVAPSEVSRMDSQAKNIFAAPQCILVVDDEVHIRELVAESLSLMGHRVTTAEDGLDAIEKIQNGSFDIIITDLDMPRMDGLELIKAVHADHKNIDTIAIMGHAVKYKYTEVIGAGAADFITKPFSLDKLEAKLQRLLRERWMRRELEELAIRDPLTGLFNRRHFKSILTQEAVRAIRYGHPLYLFFIDIDSFKEYNDQKGHQAGDRLVILLADILRTSIRENVDKAFRYGGDEFCVILPHLTTPQALKVAERIRSKYNKLKPQPTTLSTGIASFSGNLDNLAEAIEDLVQRADRALYEAKQARGGDCVCVNGIDPPEPIPRLLGNSGTGGGNAR, from the coding sequence ATGAAACGCCGCAAAGTAAGCTGCGAAATGAAGCGGAATACGGTGGCACCTTCGGAAGTGAGCCGAATGGACTCGCAAGCCAAGAACATCTTTGCTGCTCCGCAGTGCATCCTCGTTGTTGACGACGAAGTGCATATCCGTGAACTGGTCGCCGAATCTTTGAGCCTCATGGGGCATCGCGTGACCACCGCCGAGGACGGCCTGGACGCCATCGAGAAGATCCAAAACGGTTCCTTCGACATCATCATCACCGATCTGGACATGCCCCGTATGGACGGACTCGAACTCATCAAGGCTGTTCATGCCGATCACAAGAACATCGATACCATTGCTATCATGGGCCATGCCGTCAAATACAAATACACCGAGGTGATCGGCGCCGGGGCGGCCGACTTCATCACCAAACCCTTTTCCCTGGACAAACTCGAAGCCAAGCTCCAGCGGCTGCTCCGGGAGCGCTGGATGCGCCGCGAACTGGAAGAGCTGGCCATCCGGGATCCCCTGACCGGCCTGTTCAACCGGAGGCATTTCAAGAGCATTCTGACTCAGGAGGCCGTTCGGGCAATCCGTTACGGGCACCCCCTTTATCTGTTTTTCATCGATATCGATTCCTTTAAGGAGTACAATGATCAAAAAGGCCACCAGGCGGGCGACCGGCTGGTGATCCTGCTTGCGGATATCCTGCGGACATCCATCCGTGAAAACGTAGATAAGGCCTTTCGCTACGGGGGAGATGAATTCTGCGTGATTCTCCCGCATCTCACAACTCCTCAGGCATTAAAGGTGGCGGAACGTATCCGCAGCAAGTACAACAAGCTCAAGCCTCAGCCCACCACGCTTTCCACAGGCATCGCTTCTTTTTCCGGCAATCTGGATAACCTGGCGGAGGCCATCGAAGACCTGGTCCAGCGGGCCGACCGCGCACTTTACGAAGCCAAGCAGGCCCGAGGCGGCGACTGCGTCTGCGTGAACGGGATCGACCCGCCTGAGCCGATTCCCCGGCTCCTGGGAAACTCGGGAACCGGTGGCGGCAATGCCCGATAG
- a CDS encoding radical SAM protein: MHYEGIIIRPPSEADSIILQVTVGCSHNKCTFCGTYKGKRFRIKDDAVIDEDIRYAARNFSFLRRVFLTDGDALIIPQPRLVRIFSKIREEMPWIQRIGLYGNAKSIIRKSPEELAELRNLGLGIVYMGLESGDPETLKAIRKGASPERMVEAGRRVRDAGIKLSVTVLLGIAGRERSSEHARATGDVLSAMDPHYVGALTLMLLPNTELGQKAACGAFELMDPPEMLAELREMIAHTHLSGGLFLSNHASNYLPLKVRMPAEKAKALAAIDAALRGDVRLKPEWMRAL, translated from the coding sequence ATGCATTACGAAGGGATTATCATCCGCCCGCCCAGCGAGGCGGACAGCATCATTTTGCAGGTGACCGTGGGCTGTTCCCACAACAAATGCACCTTCTGCGGGACTTACAAGGGCAAACGGTTTCGAATCAAGGACGACGCGGTGATCGATGAGGACATCCGCTATGCCGCCAGGAATTTTTCTTTCCTGCGGCGGGTTTTCCTGACGGACGGGGACGCGCTGATCATCCCCCAGCCCCGGCTGGTGCGGATCTTTTCCAAAATCCGGGAGGAGATGCCCTGGATTCAGCGCATCGGGCTCTACGGAAACGCCAAGAGCATCATCCGGAAATCGCCGGAAGAACTGGCGGAGCTTCGGAATCTGGGGCTGGGCATCGTCTACATGGGGCTTGAAAGCGGCGATCCGGAAACGCTCAAAGCCATTCGCAAGGGCGCATCACCCGAACGCATGGTCGAAGCGGGACGCCGCGTCCGGGATGCGGGCATCAAACTCTCGGTCACCGTCCTTCTCGGAATCGCGGGACGCGAACGATCCAGCGAGCATGCCCGGGCCACCGGTGACGTGTTGAGCGCCATGGACCCCCATTATGTGGGAGCGCTCACTCTCATGCTGCTTCCCAACACCGAACTGGGCCAAAAGGCGGCCTGCGGAGCATTCGAACTCATGGACCCGCCGGAGATGCTGGCCGAACTCCGTGAAATGATCGCTCACACACATCTCAGCGGCGGCCTTTTCCTATCGAACCACGCCTCCAACTACCTGCCCCTTAAGGTGCGCATGCCGGCCGAAAAGGCGAAGGCTCTGGCCGCAATCGATGCGGCCCTTCGAGGCGATGTCCGCCTCAAGCCCGAATGGATGCGGGCGCTCTGA
- a CDS encoding DUF1847 domain-containing protein, translating to MGFRKGELITMSRCAECGIYACRVGKLDKAPEHCPMLNCKEVYEEARVALQEPDTLRLMHAAAWTEATGYRRWTRMEEILEFSRKRRFTKLGLAFCSGLVKEAAEVAKILKEAGFIVESIICKTGSVPKEEIGIREDEKIRPGQFEPTCNPVAQAKILNAAGTELNIALGLCVGHDSVFFKHSNAPVTVLAAKDRVLAHNPLGVIYASHYHGVRFSRFKQGTP from the coding sequence ATGGGATTCAGGAAAGGAGAATTAATCACCATGAGTCGATGTGCGGAATGTGGTATTTATGCGTGTCGTGTTGGGAAGCTCGACAAAGCGCCCGAACATTGTCCTATGTTGAATTGTAAGGAGGTTTATGAGGAGGCGCGAGTTGCTCTGCAGGAGCCTGATACCTTAAGGTTGATGCATGCAGCTGCTTGGACGGAAGCTACGGGTTATCGTAGATGGACTCGAATGGAAGAGATTTTAGAATTCAGCCGAAAGAGAAGGTTCACAAAATTGGGACTCGCCTTCTGTTCCGGCCTGGTCAAGGAAGCAGCAGAAGTGGCCAAGATCTTGAAGGAGGCTGGATTTATCGTTGAATCTATTATCTGTAAGACCGGCTCCGTTCCCAAGGAAGAGATAGGAATACGTGAGGATGAGAAGATTCGTCCCGGTCAGTTTGAGCCGACGTGCAATCCGGTGGCTCAGGCCAAAATCCTCAATGCTGCGGGCACGGAATTGAACATCGCACTTGGGCTCTGCGTAGGGCACGACAGCGTTTTCTTTAAGCACAGCAACGCCCCCGTTACGGTCCTCGCTGCGAAAGACCGAGTGCTGGCGCACAATCCTTTGGGAGTCATTTATGCAAGCCACTATCACGGAGTGAGGTTTAGCAGGTTTAAACAAGGAACCCCATAG
- the speD gene encoding adenosylmethionine decarboxylase yields MGVKKPEFGFGVHLMMDGYGCHRDLLEDIGLIYNFLDEYPAAMDMTKIMPPYVFRYNGAVPEDWGISGFVLIAESHISIHTFPEKLYLSVDIFSCKPFDVDKAVEAIRDQFQIKKYEMNVLDRGQEFPNTLSASAQVVRMDRSLRQRTR; encoded by the coding sequence ATGGGCGTAAAAAAACCGGAGTTCGGGTTCGGGGTCCATCTCATGATGGACGGCTATGGTTGCCATCGCGACCTGCTGGAAGATATCGGCCTAATCTACAATTTTTTGGATGAGTATCCAGCGGCAATGGACATGACGAAGATCATGCCTCCGTATGTATTCCGTTACAACGGCGCCGTTCCTGAAGACTGGGGGATTTCGGGTTTTGTGCTCATCGCCGAAAGCCATATCAGCATCCACACCTTCCCCGAGAAGCTTTATCTCAGTGTGGACATATTTTCGTGTAAGCCGTTCGACGTTGATAAAGCGGTGGAAGCGATCCGGGATCAGTTCCAGATCAAGAAGTACGAAATGAACGTTCTGGACCGGGGCCAGGAATTTCCCAACACCCTGTCGGCGTCCGCTCAGGTGGTGCGGATGGACCGATCGCTGCGCCAACGGACTCGTTGA
- the speE gene encoding polyamine aminopropyltransferase — protein sequence MDETETLYAEPITATMGRRFRIRKMIHTRETPYQKVDVVETHEFGVTLFLDRRFQTSERDEFFYHESLVHPPMLLHPNPRDILIIGGGDGGALEEIAKYRTVRRITMVELDPEVVDVARRYLQTICGKAFEDHRVELVIGDGRRFMEETDRTYDVILLDLTDPMEPSKYVYTREFYEICRSRLNTGGILGLHNDSAFFFPEAFNVISKTLDAVFPHKRQYLAYILGYMLDFVFSACSSEPLPDLDTGAVRRRMGERGIGPLQYYSAQRHPLLFALPGYVQSILERPCEISTDAAPFVLVGAEGFQFPGE from the coding sequence ATGGACGAGACCGAAACCTTGTACGCGGAACCCATCACGGCGACGATGGGACGCCGGTTCCGCATCCGGAAGATGATCCACACACGAGAAACCCCGTACCAAAAAGTGGACGTGGTGGAAACCCACGAATTCGGGGTCACCCTTTTTCTCGACCGCCGCTTTCAGACTTCGGAGCGCGACGAATTCTTCTACCACGAATCGCTGGTGCATCCCCCTATGCTCTTACACCCGAACCCGCGGGACATCCTCATCATCGGAGGCGGAGACGGCGGAGCCCTGGAAGAGATTGCCAAGTACCGAACGGTGCGCCGCATCACCATGGTGGAATTGGACCCGGAAGTGGTGGATGTAGCCCGCCGTTACCTCCAGACCATCTGCGGAAAAGCCTTCGAAGACCATCGTGTGGAACTGGTCATCGGAGACGGACGCCGGTTCATGGAAGAAACGGATCGAACCTATGACGTGATCCTCCTGGACCTCACCGACCCCATGGAACCGTCCAAATACGTGTACACTCGGGAATTCTACGAAATCTGCAGGAGCCGTCTCAATACGGGAGGCATCCTGGGGCTTCACAACGACTCGGCCTTCTTTTTCCCCGAAGCCTTCAACGTCATTTCAAAAACCCTCGACGCCGTTTTCCCTCACAAGCGCCAGTACCTGGCCTATATCCTGGGCTACATGCTGGACTTCGTCTTTTCCGCCTGCTCCTCGGAACCCCTCCCGGATCTGGATACCGGGGCCGTACGGCGGCGCATGGGAGAACGGGGCATCGGTCCACTTCAATACTATTCGGCGCAACGGCATCCACTGCTTTTCGCGCTCCCGGGCTACGTGCAGTCGATCCTCGAGCGGCCCTGCGAAATATCCACGGACGCGGCGCCTTTCGTGCTGGTGGGAGCCGAAGGCTTCCAATTTCCGGGGGAATGA